In Streptomyces sp. NBC_01551, one DNA window encodes the following:
- a CDS encoding AI-2E family transporter, translated as MSGVQGWLDRLRGRAAALREHGARARARREAEYAAEDARESETPTEVAGPQDAAAAPRNPAASVPWGVRVAAEAGWRFLVLAATLWVLMRVIGAVRLVVLAFVVALLVTALLQPTVARLHRRGLSRGLATALTAICGFVVLGLVGWFVVWQVSDNLGDLSERVQEGIEELKRWLLNSPFHVTEEQINDIAKNLSDSIGTSTSEITSSGLKGVTVLVEAITGLLLAMFSTLFLLYDGRRIWQWTLRLVPAAARPGVAGAGPRAWRTLTAYVRGTLIVAMIDAVFIGVGIYFLGVPLAVPIAVVIFLSSFVPLVGAVVSGALAVVVALVTQGVFTALMALLVVLLVQQIEGHILQPFILGRAVRIHPLGVVLAVATGGIIAGIGGAVVAVPLVAVANTVIGYLRTHAAVTRAAAPDPGDGGAP; from the coding sequence ATGTCCGGGGTACAGGGTTGGCTCGACCGTCTGAGGGGGCGCGCGGCAGCGCTCCGGGAGCACGGCGCGCGGGCTCGGGCGCGGCGGGAGGCGGAGTACGCCGCCGAGGACGCGCGGGAGTCCGAGACGCCGACGGAGGTGGCCGGTCCGCAGGATGCGGCGGCCGCCCCGCGCAACCCGGCCGCCTCCGTGCCCTGGGGGGTCCGGGTGGCCGCCGAGGCCGGCTGGCGCTTCCTGGTGCTCGCGGCCACGCTGTGGGTGCTGATGCGGGTGATCGGGGCCGTGCGCCTGGTCGTCCTCGCCTTCGTCGTCGCGCTCCTGGTCACCGCGCTGCTCCAGCCGACTGTGGCCCGCCTGCACCGCCGCGGGCTGTCCCGGGGCCTGGCCACGGCGCTGACCGCGATCTGCGGGTTCGTCGTGCTCGGGCTCGTCGGCTGGTTCGTGGTGTGGCAGGTATCCGACAACCTCGGCGACCTGTCCGAACGGGTCCAGGAGGGCATCGAAGAGCTCAAACGGTGGCTGCTGAACAGCCCGTTCCATGTCACCGAGGAGCAGATCAACGACATCGCGAAGAACCTCAGCGACTCCATCGGCACGAGCACCAGCGAGATCACCTCCAGCGGCCTGAAGGGGGTGACCGTGCTGGTGGAGGCCATCACCGGACTGCTGCTGGCGATGTTCTCGACGCTCTTCCTGCTCTACGACGGCCGGCGCATCTGGCAGTGGACCCTGCGGCTCGTTCCCGCCGCCGCCCGGCCCGGCGTGGCCGGAGCCGGACCGCGCGCCTGGCGCACCCTGACCGCGTACGTGCGCGGCACGTTGATCGTCGCCATGATCGACGCCGTCTTCATCGGCGTGGGCATCTACTTCCTCGGCGTCCCGCTGGCCGTCCCGATCGCCGTGGTGATCTTCCTGTCCTCCTTCGTGCCGCTGGTCGGCGCCGTCGTCTCGGGCGCGCTCGCGGTCGTCGTCGCGCTCGTCACCCAGGGGGTGTTCACCGCGCTGATGGCGCTCCTGGTGGTGTTGCTGGTGCAGCAGATCGAGGGGCACATCCTCCAGCCGTTCATCCTGGGGCGTGCCGTACGGATCCATCCGCTGGGCGTCGTCCTCGCCGTCGCCACCGGCGGGATCATCGCGGGGATCGGCGGGGCGGTCGTCGCGGTGCCGCTCGTGGCGGTCGCCAACACCGTGATCGGGTATCTGCGCACCCACGCGGCGGTGACGCGTGCCGCGGCCCCCGACCCCGGCGACGGAGGCGCGCCGTAA